From the genome of Flavobacterium luteolum, one region includes:
- a CDS encoding alpha/beta hydrolase, which yields MKFQNRKLKAVFIWVWILFLQKMNAQYLEGLTQVKDTSFNNRSAFKKTLKYFPNISLVSEMHFDALVQKNDIVYCTYGKRKMKLDVFFDKNKKEKQQTAIILIHGGGWRSGSREQHHQMAQKLASLGYVCFTPEYRLSTEALFPAAVYDIKASIRWVRENADTYNVNPNQIVSLGFSAGGELAAFMGVTGNMPLFEGEVTNSSSKAQVNAIIDIDGTLSFTHPESSEGNDTKNISAGTYWFGYSRKDNSKLWEAASPLSYVNSSTPPTLFINSSISRMHAGRDDFRKVLTENGIYSEVHEFENSPHVFCLFNPWFEPTIQYIDQFLTNVFKK from the coding sequence ATGAAGTTTCAAAACAGAAAATTAAAAGCAGTATTTATTTGGGTCTGGATCTTATTTCTTCAAAAGATGAACGCGCAATATTTGGAAGGATTGACTCAGGTTAAAGACACTTCTTTCAATAATAGAAGCGCATTCAAAAAAACATTGAAATACTTTCCTAATATTTCTCTTGTTTCCGAAATGCATTTTGACGCTCTTGTGCAGAAGAACGACATTGTATATTGCACTTATGGAAAACGGAAAATGAAACTGGATGTTTTCTTCGATAAAAATAAAAAAGAAAAACAACAGACTGCCATTATACTTATTCATGGAGGAGGATGGCGATCTGGAAGCCGAGAACAACATCATCAGATGGCACAGAAATTGGCAAGCCTAGGTTATGTTTGTTTTACGCCCGAGTACAGACTTTCTACAGAAGCACTTTTTCCGGCAGCAGTTTACGATATTAAAGCTTCGATTCGCTGGGTAAGAGAAAATGCAGATACGTATAATGTTAATCCAAATCAAATTGTTTCGCTTGGATTTTCTGCTGGTGGAGAACTGGCAGCTTTTATGGGAGTAACAGGCAATATGCCTCTGTTTGAGGGAGAAGTGACAAATTCAAGCTCAAAAGCTCAAGTCAACGCCATAATTGATATTGACGGAACACTATCTTTTACCCATCCTGAAAGCAGCGAAGGAAATGATACTAAAAATATTTCGGCAGGAACTTATTGGTTTGGCTATTCTAGAAAAGACAATTCGAAACTATGGGAAGCCGCTTCTCCGTTGTCTTATGTAAATTCTTCAACTCCGCCCACTTTATTTATTAATAGTTCGATTTCTAGAATGCATGCTGGAAGAGATGATTTTAGAAAAGTTTTGACAGAAAACGGAATCTATTCGGAGGTTCACGAATTTGAAAACTCACCTCATGTTTTTTGTCTTTTCAACCCTTGGTTTGAACCAACAATTCAATATATAGATCAATTTTTAACTAATGTTTTTAAAAAATAA
- a CDS encoding rhamnogalacturonan acetylesterase, whose amino-acid sequence MKSRFTISILCMALAFAVMSFIKPKSKTTVYLIGDSTVADYANNYEEGKDYKKTRYPVTGWGQVFQQFLVKDSLKKIDKLIKTDSAFVDDRARGGRSTRTFFQEGRWRLVYENLKKGDLVLMQFGHNDAAEDKPERYVNIEGYKEFLRLFVEQTRAKGAKPILITPVARNFPWKDGKLQNIHGLYPQAVKDIAKELDVPCIDLNQKSIDFFTKKGQPYVSENYFMNFKGGIYEAYPEGQKDNTHFQTKGAEEVARLVFEGMKELN is encoded by the coding sequence ATGAAATCAAGATTCACTATTTCAATTCTCTGTATGGCTTTAGCATTTGCAGTAATGTCTTTTATAAAACCAAAATCCAAAACTACGGTTTACTTGATAGGAGATTCTACTGTGGCTGATTATGCTAATAATTATGAAGAAGGGAAAGATTATAAGAAAACACGATATCCTGTTACAGGCTGGGGACAGGTTTTTCAGCAGTTTTTAGTAAAAGACAGCCTAAAGAAAATCGATAAACTGATTAAAACTGACAGTGCTTTTGTAGATGATAGAGCCAGAGGTGGACGAAGCACTAGGACTTTCTTTCAGGAAGGGAGATGGCGTCTGGTTTACGAAAATCTAAAAAAAGGTGATTTAGTTTTAATGCAGTTTGGCCATAATGATGCCGCCGAAGATAAGCCTGAACGATATGTAAATATTGAAGGCTATAAGGAATTTCTAAGGCTTTTTGTAGAACAGACAAGAGCAAAAGGGGCAAAACCGATTTTGATTACGCCGGTAGCCAGAAACTTTCCGTGGAAAGACGGAAAACTGCAGAATATTCATGGTTTATATCCGCAGGCAGTAAAAGATATAGCCAAAGAATTGGATGTGCCATGCATTGATTTAAATCAAAAATCGATCGATTTTTTCACCAAAAAAGGACAGCCGTATGTGAGTGAAAATTATTTTATGAATTTCAAAGGAGGTATATACGAAGCTTATCCGGAAGGACAAAAAGATAACACACATTTTCAAACTAAAGGAGCTGAAGAAGTGGCAAGATTAGTTTTTGAAGGAATGAAAGAATTAAACTAA
- a CDS encoding pectinesterase family protein: protein MILFKFVAVSIFFMNLSFENDSTTVIKPYDIVVDADGKGDFKTVQEAFNSVPLLKTSETRIFVKNGIYKEKLELALNKNNITLIGESRENVILTYDDYASKSNGAGGTVGTSGSASFIVAGNGFKAQNITFENSSGPVGQAVAVRIDGDRIIFENCRFLGFQDTLYPRESGSRQYYKNCYIEGTTDFIFGGSTVIFDQCEIFSKKGGSYITAANTPESSAYGFVFLNCKLTSNSGDNSYFLGRPWRNYAKTVFIMCEMDSHIKPLGWHNWGKPEAEKTVFYAEYQSTGAGANAASRANWSHQLSAAQFKKEYSMKAIFKDWKPN, encoded by the coding sequence ATGATACTATTCAAATTTGTGGCCGTTTCCATTTTCTTTATGAATCTTTCGTTTGAAAATGATTCTACAACAGTAATCAAGCCTTATGATATTGTTGTGGATGCAGATGGAAAAGGAGATTTTAAAACTGTTCAAGAAGCGTTTAATTCGGTGCCATTATTAAAAACATCAGAAACTAGAATTTTTGTAAAGAATGGAATCTACAAAGAAAAACTAGAATTAGCCTTAAATAAAAATAACATTACGCTGATTGGGGAAAGCAGAGAAAATGTAATCCTGACTTATGATGACTATGCATCCAAATCGAATGGTGCAGGAGGAACAGTCGGAACTTCTGGATCTGCGAGTTTTATTGTTGCAGGTAATGGTTTTAAAGCGCAGAATATTACGTTCGAGAATTCGTCTGGCCCAGTTGGGCAGGCGGTGGCAGTTAGAATTGACGGAGACCGAATCATATTCGAGAATTGCAGATTTTTAGGATTTCAAGACACTTTATATCCAAGAGAAAGTGGCAGTAGACAGTATTATAAAAACTGTTATATCGAAGGAACAACTGATTTCATTTTTGGAGGTTCGACCGTGATTTTTGATCAATGTGAAATCTTCTCTAAAAAAGGAGGCTCTTATATTACTGCTGCCAATACGCCAGAATCCAGCGCATACGGATTTGTATTTCTAAACTGCAAACTGACTTCAAATTCAGGAGATAACTCTTATTTCTTAGGAAGACCGTGGAGAAATTATGCCAAAACTGTTTTTATAATGTGTGAAATGGATTCACACATTAAACCATTAGGGTGGCATAATTGGGGAAAACCAGAAGCCGAAAAAACGGTTTTTTATGCCGAATATCAATCTACAGGGGCAGGAGCAAATGCTGCATCAAGAGCCAATTGGTCACATCAGCTTTCAGCAGCACAATTTAAAAAGGAATATTCGATGAAAGCCATTTTTAAAGATTGGAAACCGAATTGA